A region of Cucumis melo cultivar AY chromosome 2, USDA_Cmelo_AY_1.0, whole genome shotgun sequence DNA encodes the following proteins:
- the LOC103501544 gene encoding leucine-rich repeat extensin-like protein 4, with product MNPKSHFNSLFLFSLLFLHLSAAYGTLSDAEALFIRHRQLLYYRDEFGDRGELVTVDPSLVFENDRIRNAYIALQAWKLAILSDPLNQTANWVGSNVCNYFGVFCAPSLDNPKIRTVAGIDLNHGDIAGYLPEELGLLTDLALFHINSNRFCGTLPHRFDRLKLLYELDLSNNRFAGKFPDVVLKLPTLKFLDLRFNEFEGSVPRELFDKDLDAIFINHNRFRFELPDNFGNSPVSVIVLANNKFHGCVPSSLGNMTRLNEIIMMNNGLNSCLPPEIGALKNLTVFDVSSNELVGPLPETFGGLVSLEQLNVADNFLSGKIPESICELPKLQNFTFSNNFFSGEPPACLRVPDFSDRRNCLAGRPGQRSTGQCNAFLSRPVDCNAFKCGGSSSGSPSTPFTPPVVSPSSPPSPAGTVSPPLPSHSPNAPPAPPLSPHFPPLSPQSPPSPPSSPSTPSQPSAPPSSPSTPSTPSSPPHFPSPTAPSPSSAPPSLPSPSSPPKDHTPPSEPSPSSPPQDHTPPGPPSSVPSPPLPPQDHSPPASPSPSKPSPSSPPQGHAPTIPPSPFEPSPPQGNNPPAEPSPPGTSTPPFPVYSPPPPPPHFPDFPSPPSTQPPVYCPRSPYPPSPPSFSPNPPLTHPNSPPPPSPPLHVHSPPPPLHTTPSPLPLPCIQPPPPNVQYPQPPPSSSPNPSSPIHYNTPPPSVHYQAPPSPSPPVHIYPPPSPTPPPPVVYENPPPPVVYQSPPPPPTPVYGGPLPPIYGVPYASPPPPPFY from the coding sequence ATGAATCCCAAATCCCATTTCAACTCCCTTTTCCTCTTCTCCCTCCTCTTTCTCCACCTCTCCGCCGCCTATGGCACCCTCTCCGACGCTGAAGCTCTCTTCATCCGCCACCGCCAGCTTCTCTACTACAGAGACGAGTTCGGCGACCGTGGCGAACTAGTCACTGTCGACCCTTCTCTTGTCTTTGAAAATGACAGAATTAGAAATGCTTACATTGCACTTCAAGCTTGGAAACTAGCCATTTTGTCCGACCCTCTAAATCAAACCGCCAACTGGGTCGGATCTAATGTCTGTAACTACTTCGGTGTTTTCTGTGCTCCATCATTGGACAACCCCAAAATCCGTACCGTCGCCGGTATCGATCTCAACCACGGCGACATTGCTGGATACCTCCCTGAAGAGCTCGGTTTGCTTACTGATCTTGCATTGTTCCATATCAACTCTAACAGGTTCTGCGGTACTCTTCCCCACAGATTTGACCGTCTCAAGTTGCTTTATGAATTGGATCTCAGTAATAACCGCTTTGCCGGTAAGTTTCCCGATGTTGTTCTCAAGCTTCCGACGCTCAAGTTCTTGGATCTGAGGTTTAATGAATTCGAAGGGAGTGTACCTAGAGAGCTGTTTGATAAGGATTTGGACGCCATTTTTATTAACCATAACAGGTTTAGATTTGAGTTGCCGGATAATTTTGGGAACTCGCCGGTGTCGGTGATTGTTCTTGCGAACAATAAGTTTCATGGGTGTGTGCCCTCGAGCTTGGGGAATATGACGAGGTTGAATGAGATTATTATGATGAATAATGGGCTTAATTCTTGCTTACCGCCGGAAATTGGGGCATTGAAGAATTTGACGGTGTTTGATGTTAGTTCGAATGAGTTGGTGGGGCCGTTGCCGGAGACTTTTGGAGGGCTTGTGAGTTTGGAGCAACTTAATGTGGCGGATAATTTTCTCTCTGGGAAGATTCCGGAGAGTATTTGTGAGTTGCCTAAGCTTCAAAACTTTACGTTCTCGAATAACTTCTTCTCCGGTGAGCCACCGGCGTGTTTGAGAGTTCCGGATTTCAGTGATCGGAGGAATTGTTTGGCTGGACGGCCGGGGCAGCGGTCGACTGGGCAATGTAATGCGTTCTTGTCGAGACCTGTTGATTGTAATGCGTTTAAATGTGGTGGTTCATCTTCTGGTTCGCCTTCTACTCCATTTACACCGCCGGTGGTTTCGCCGTCTTCGCCTCCGTCACCGGCAGGTACGGTGTCTCCTCCATTGCCGTCTCATTCTCCCAATGCACCACCGGCGCCGCCACTCTCGCCTCATTTTCCTCCTCTGTCGCCACAATCACCACCGTCGCCGCCTTCTTCCCCATCTACGCCGTCGCAGCCGTCAGCACCGCCTTCTTCTCCATCTACCCCTTCAACTCCTTCCTCGCCGCCGCATTTTCCCTCTCCGACTGCACCGTCGCCTTCATCTGCTCCGCCGTCATTGCCGTCACCTTCATCACCCCCAAAAGATCATACTCCGCCGTCTGAGCCTTCGCCATCATCACCACCGCAAGACCATACTCCGCCAGGTCCACCTTCGTCCGTGCCTTCACCACCATTGCCGCCACAAGATCACAGTCCACCAGCATCTCCTTCGCCGTCCAAGCCCTCGCCTTCATCCCCGCCACAAGGTCACGCTCCTACGATTCCCCCTTCGCCTTTCGAACCATCACCGCCTCAAGGCAACAATCCGCCGGCGGAGCCTTCTCCTCCAGGAACATCAACACCACCATTCCCAGTTTATAGTCCGCCTCCGCCACCGCCACATTTCCCAGATTTTCCCTCGCCACCATCTACACAACCTCCGGTCTACTGCCCGCGATCCCCATATCCACCATCTCCTCCATCCTTCTCCCCAAACCCACCTCTCACTCACCCCAACTCCCCTCCGCCGCCATCACCGCCGCTACACGTTCATTCTCCCCCTCCCCCTCTTCATACAACCCCATCGCCGCTTCCTCTTCCTTGCATTCAACCTCCTCCACCAAATGTTCAATATCCACAACCGCCACCCTCTTCTTCACCAAACCCGTCATCTCCAATTCACTACAATACCCCACCACCGTCGGTCCATTACCAAGCTCCTCCCTCACCTTCACCACCCGTCCACATATATCCGCCGCCATCTCCAACGCCCCCTCCTCCAGTAGTTTACGAAAACCCGCCACCGCCAGTTGTCTACCAAAGCCCACCGCCGCCTCCAACTCCAGTATACGGAGGCCCACTGCCACCAATCTACGGAGTTCCGTACGCCTCTCCTCCTCCACCACCCTTCTATTAA